The DNA segment AAGGGCAGGTAGACGAAGCGAGACGCCACGACACCGGCGAAACGGTCACCCTCGAGGAGGTCGAACCCGGTGAACAGTTAGTAGTGCGACCCGGCGAGCGGATTCCGCTGGACGGGACCGTCCTCGAGGGTGCCGCAGCCGTCGACGAATCGCTGATGACGGGTGAATCCCTGCCAGTCGAAAAGGCTCCCGGCGACCCGGTTCGTGGCGGCACCGTCGTTACGGATGCGCCCCTGGTCTTCGAGGTCGGCCCCGACGCGGCGAGTACGCTCGACCGACTCGTCGGTCTCATCTGGCGAATACAGAGTTCGCGTCCAGGCGTCCAGCGACTGGCCGACAAACTCGCGACGATTTTCGTCCCGCTGGTGATCGTCATCGCGACGGCCGTCGCCGCGCTCATGCTTCTCACTGGCTCGAGTCCCACGGAAGCGTTGCTCGTCGGCCTTACCGTCCTGATCGTCTCCTGCCCGTGTGCGCTGGGGCTGGCCACCCCCCTGGCGATCGCCTCCGGTGTGCAGACCGCAGCGAAACGCGGCATCGTCGTCGCCGCCGAGACGATTTTCGAGGACGCTCCGGACGTCGATATCGTCGCCCTGGACAAGACGGGGACGCTCACCGAAGGGTCGATGTCCGTCGACTCGATTACCGTGGCAAACGGCGAAGATGCCGACGTCGTCCTCGAGCGAGCCGCCGCCGTCGAACGCCTCTCCGAACATCCGATTGCGGGTGCCATCGTCGAGCGAGCCGCGAGTGGAGCATCCACCGTTCGCTCCGACGGTGGCTCACTGCCGCCGGCGGAATCGACCACTGACGGCGATACTGAGACGCCTGGAACCGTCGCCGCCGACGACTTCGAACGCGCGACCCGAGGTGTCTCCGGCGTCCTGACGGACGAGAACACCGACACCGAGATGCGCGTCTTCGTCGGCCATCCCGCGTATCTCGAGGCAAACGGACTGTCCGTCCCGAACGACCTCGAAGACACCATCGAACGTGCGCGTGCCACTGGTGACGTGCCAGTGGCTGTCGGCTGGGACGGGGTCGCTCGAGGCGTCATCGTCGTCGGTGACACGCCGCGAGCGGACTGGCTCGAGGCCGTCGAAACGCTCGGTGAGGGCCGGGAAATCGTGGTTATTACGGGCGACGAGGGCGGTGCTGCCGACCGCTTCGACGTCGAGGGCGTCGACCGCGTGTTCGCCGGGGTGCCACCGGAAGCGAAAGCCGAGACCGTCCGTCGACTGCGCAGCCAGGGCACCGTCGCGATGGTCGGCGATGGGAGCAACGACGCCCCCGCGCTCGCGGCCGCCGACGTGGGTATCGCCCTCGGTAGTGGCACCCAGCTCGCCACCGACGCCGCCGACGCCGTCATCGTCGCCGACGACCTCGAGCGCGTCGCCGACACGTTTTCGATTGCGGGTGGCACCCATCGCCGGATTCGACAGAACCTGGCCTGGGCGTTCGTCTACAACGGCATCGCGATTCCGCTCGCGATTTTCGGGCTGTTGAACCCGTTGCTCGCGGCGATTGCGATGGCGTTGAGTAGTACGCTGGTCGTGCTCAACTCGGCCCGGTCGCTGTAGCTCGTTTGGCAGTGATACTTTGGAACGGGATCGTCTCAATCGCCGATAACGACCGGGCCTTTCGGATGCTCGCGCGTCACTCGCATCGGGCAACTGTCTGGTGACTGACTCTCGTCAGATGAGAGCATGTACTGGACCCACTCGCGGTCGCCTTCGACACCCCAGTCGCCGATATCGGCGTGGGGGCAGACGCCGTCGTAGTCCTCGAGTCGACCCTGAATCACCTCGCGAGCGCGCTGTCCGGCCTTCGTGTCGGCCGTAATACCGTCGAAGAGGGCTCGCGGCTGGAACGTTATCTCGAGGCCGATGGGGCAGTAGCGACTCTTTCGGGTGTCGTAGAAGGGGGCCCGACAGGTTGGAAACATCGGCTCCCCGCCGAAGCAGAACTCCCAGGTGTTCGTGTCCGTGTCCGTGGGGATGTCCGCTGGCCAGGGTTCCGGGTCGTGGGCGTGAAGCACCTGCAAGATGTGCCAGAGCGCTTCGTGATACTCTCGCTCGCTCAACTCGCGTTCAGGCGGTTTGAAAAAGGTGACCAGGGAGGCCTGTTCGCTGTGGTCTTCGTACACCTCGAGATACTCGAGGATGGTCTCACCCAGCGAGAACAGTGCGTCGGGGTCGGTCATCGACTCGACGGCCGTGTACAGTGGCCAGCCCTTGCGGACGGATTCGACGCCGAAGTAACACGGGAACGGACTGTCGTTTCGCGTACCGAGCAGCCCCTCGGTAAAACTCTCGTAATGGGCAGCCACCCAGTCGGGAACCTCGCCGGCCTCGACCCGCGCCTCGAGGGTGTCCTGATCGAGCAGTACCTGTA comes from the Natronosalvus amylolyticus genome and includes:
- a CDS encoding heavy metal translocating P-type ATPase, whose translation is MTDKTSLEDEQHAESGDAGPGDLVEAATGCSLCELPLPSPPVTDGDVDGEFCCRGCLEVTRTLGSLDAEEEEAIRDAIEDEGGVDLDAIEGADAFFTVDGMHCATCEAFLEGRAASVEGVHAAEASYASDTVRLVYDDETLEDEDLRDALTGAGYTARERGVGSKTDDDGQATVKFLAGGGLFGMMVMLWYVLFLYPTYFGFDPVVEFGHYDQLYVFANIWLMTSFVLFYTGFPILRGAYVSLRARMPNMDLLVALAALASYAYSTLAMLEGRTDLYFDVSVAIILVVTGGTYYEGMIKRRAAGLLSDLTEGQVDEARRHDTGETVTLEEVEPGEQLVVRPGERIPLDGTVLEGAAAVDESLMTGESLPVEKAPGDPVRGGTVVTDAPLVFEVGPDAASTLDRLVGLIWRIQSSRPGVQRLADKLATIFVPLVIVIATAVAALMLLTGSSPTEALLVGLTVLIVSCPCALGLATPLAIASGVQTAAKRGIVVAAETIFEDAPDVDIVALDKTGTLTEGSMSVDSITVANGEDADVVLERAAAVERLSEHPIAGAIVERAASGASTVRSDGGSLPPAESTTDGDTETPGTVAADDFERATRGVSGVLTDENTDTEMRVFVGHPAYLEANGLSVPNDLEDTIERARATGDVPVAVGWDGVARGVIVVGDTPRADWLEAVETLGEGREIVVITGDEGGAADRFDVEGVDRVFAGVPPEAKAETVRRLRSQGTVAMVGDGSNDAPALAAADVGIALGSGTQLATDAADAVIVADDLERVADTFSIAGGTHRRIRQNLAWAFVYNGIAIPLAIFGLLNPLLAAIAMALSSTLVVLNSARSL
- a CDS encoding YqcI/YcgG family protein — translated: MNEEGVQVLLDQDTLEARVEAGEVPDWVAAHYESFTEGLLGTRNDSPFPCYFGVESVRKGWPLYTAVESMTDPDALFSLGETILEYLEVYEDHSEQASLVTFFKPPERELSEREYHEALWHILQVLHAHDPEPWPADIPTDTDTNTWEFCFGGEPMFPTCRAPFYDTRKSRYCPIGLEITFQPRALFDGITADTKAGQRAREVIQGRLEDYDGVCPHADIGDWGVEGDREWVQYMLSSDESQSPDSCPMRVTREHPKGPVVIGD